Proteins from one Carassius auratus strain Wakin linkage group LG28B, ASM336829v1, whole genome shotgun sequence genomic window:
- the LOC113067727 gene encoding choline transporter-like protein 2 isoform X3, protein MPVEESGYKKRGEPKKFDPDFKGPIQNRGCTDIICCILFMVAIVGYVAVGILAWSHGDPRKVIYPTDSLGQYCGQGKLEKKPLLFYFNMMKCASPMVLLEFQCPTPQVCVEKCPDRTSTLLTAIKNPPDWEYYKSYCREDPGNMPVPQILQKKLCPAYLISSKPFLQRCFPSLGKKGEVITVGDKETFNDGDKIRDAKDLVAGMNNATVVMEGRQVAMKIFEDYTKSWYWILICLLIAVVLSLIFIVLLRYLAGIMVWVMILLVVAVVACGIAYSSFKYVNLKDTVGSNITLKELGFQPDFSVYLHIRQTWLAFIIILAILEVIILVLLIFLRNRIRIAVELMKEASRAVGCVMSSLFYPIFTFFLLTIVIAYWGITAVFLSTSSEPVYKVFNETVCPHARQTCQPENFTSSAMKIDCPKSECLFAFYGGETPYHKYLILFQFYNVFLFFWCANFVTALGQMTLAGAFASYYWAPNKPNDMPAYPLCASLGRSLRYHTGSLAFGSLILAIVQIIRVLLEYIDHKLKGAENKFARFLLCCLKCCFWCLEKFIKFMNRNAYIMVAIYGKNFCRSASDAFFLLMRNVIRVVVLDKVTDFILFLGKLLIVGLVGIFAFFFFSGHTDAFKTAAPSLHYYWVPILTVLVGTYLIAHGFFSVYAMCVDTLFLCFLEDLERNDGSPERPFLMSDNLRNVLKKKNQAN, encoded by the exons AGGATGCACAGACATTATTTGCTGTATCTTGTTCATGGTGGCCATAGTGGGCTACGTTGCGGTGGGGATACTGG CCTGGAGCCACGGTGACCCGAGGAAGGTGATCTACCCCACAGACAGTCTGGGACAGTACTGTGGCCAGGGAAAACTGGA GAAGAAGCCCTTGTTGTTCTACTTTAACATGATGAAGTGTGCCAGTCCCATGGTCCTCCTCGAGTTCCAGTGTCCCACGCCTCAG GTGTGTGTAGAAAAATGTCCAGATCGCACTTCCACTCTGTTAACTGCCATTAAAAACCCACCAGACTGGGAATATTATAAAAGCTATTGCAGAGAAGACCCAGGAAATATG CCAGTGCCgcaaattttgcaaaaaaaactgTGCCCTGCATATCTGATTTCCAGCAAACCAT TTTTGCAGCGATGTTTTCCATCTCTAGGAAAAAAGGGTGAAGTCATCACTGTGGGCGATAAAGAAACATTTAATGATGGAGACAAAATAAGAGACGCTAAAGATCTGGTGGCTGGAATGAA TAATGCAACAGTAGTGATGGAGGGTCGTCAAGTTGCAATGAAGATCTTTGAGGATTACACAAAGTCTTGGTACTGGATCCTAAT TTGTTTGTTGATCGCTGTGGTGCTGAGTCTGATCTTCATCGTTCTTCTGCGTTATCTGGCTGGAATCATGGTCTGGGTCATGATCTTGTTGGTCGTTGCTGTCGTTGCCTGTG GTATTGCTTACAGCAGCTTTAAGTATGTCAATCTGAAGGACACGGTTGGATCTAATATCACCCTGAAGGAGCTGGGCTTCCAGCCTGATTTCTCTGTGTACCTGCACATCAGACAGACCTGGCTGGCCTTCA TCATCATCTTGGCTATTTTGGAGGTCATCATCCTCGTTCTGCTCATCTTCCTCAGGAACCGAATCCGAATCGCTGTTGAGCTCATGAAGGAGGCCAGCAG GGCTGTCGGTTGTGTGATGTCTTCGCTGTTCTACCCTATTTTTACCTTCTTCCTCCTGACCATAGTCATTGCGTACTGGGGCATCACCGCAGT GTTCCTCTCTACATCCAGTGAACCTGTTTATAAGGTTTTCAATGAAACCGTTTGTCCGCATGCAAGACAAACCTGTCAACCTGAG AACTTCACTAGTTCTGCTATGAAGATCGACTGTCCGAAGTCTGAGTGCCTGTTTGCTTTCTATGGTGGGGAAACACCATATCACAAATACCTGATCTTGTTTCAATTCTACAACGTCTTCCTGTTCTTCTGGTGTGCAAACTTTGTCACTGCTCTGGGTCAGATGACTCTGGCAGGAGCCTTTGCATCCTACTACTGGGCTCCTAATAAACCCAATGACATGCCTGCGTACCCGCTGTGTGCCTCTCTGGGCAGATCCCTCAG ATATCACACAGGCTCTCTGGCGTTTGGTTCTCTCATCCTCGCCATCGTCCAGATTATCAGGGTTCTGCTGGAGTATATTGACCACAAACTCAAGG GAGCAGAGAATAAATTTGCCAGGTTCTTGTTGTGCTGTTTGAAATGCTGTTTCTGGTGCCTGGAGAAGTTCATCAAGTTTATGAACCGGAACGCCTACATTATG GTGGCCATATATGGTAAAAACTTCTGCCGATCAGCAAGTGATGCCTTCTTCCTCCTCATGAGAAACGTCATCAG GGTGGTAGTCCTGGATAAGGTCACTGATTTCATCTTATTCCTTGGGAAACTCCTGATTGTAGGGCTTGTGG GGATCTtcgctttcttcttcttctcaggaCATACGGATGCGTTTAAGACGGCCGCTCCCAGTCTCCATTACTACTGGGTTCCTATTTTG aCTGTGTTGGTGGGCACCTACCTCATTGCACATGGGTTTTTCAGCGTTTATGCCATGTGTGTGGACACACTCTTCCTCTGCTTCT TGGAGGACCTGGAGAGGAACGACGGCAGCCCAGAACGACCCTTTCTGATGTCTGATAACCTCCGCAatgttttgaagaagaagaaccaGGCCAACTAG
- the LOC113067727 gene encoding choline transporter-like protein 2 isoform X1: MPVEESGYKKRGEPKKFDPDFKGPIQNRGCTDIICCILFMVAIVGYVAVGILAWSHGDPRKVIYPTDSLGQYCGQGKLEKKPLLFYFNMMKCASPMVLLEFQCPTPQVCVEKCPDRTSTLLTAIKNPPDWEYYKSYCREDPGNMPVPQILQKKLCPAYLISSKPFLQRCFPSLGKKGEVITVGDKETFNDGDKIRDAKDLVAGMNNATVVMEGRQVAMKIFEDYTKSWYWILICLLIAVVLSLIFIVLLRYLAGIMVWVMILLVVAVVACGIAYSSFKYVNLKDTVGSNITLKELGFQPDFSVYLHIRQTWLAFIIILAILEVIILVLLIFLRNRIRIAVELMKEASRAVGCVMSSLFYPIFTFFLLTIVIAYWGITAVFLSTSSEPVYKVFNETVCPHARQTCQPENFTSSAMKIDCPKSECLFAFYGGETPYHKYLILFQFYNVFLFFWCANFVTALGQMTLAGAFASYYWAPNKPNDMPAYPLCASLGRSLRYHTGSLAFGSLILAIVQIIRVLLEYIDHKLKGAENKFARFLLCCLKCCFWCLEKFIKFMNRNAYIMVAIYGKNFCRSASDAFFLLMRNVIRVVVLDKVTDFILFLGKLLIVGLVGIFAFFFFSGHTDAFKTAAPSLHYYWVPILTVLVGTYLIAHGFFSVYAMCVDTLFLCFCEDLERNDGSAARPYHMTSELRDILMKDTDAARTPTSRDETMQLTAHEKTMEN, encoded by the exons AGGATGCACAGACATTATTTGCTGTATCTTGTTCATGGTGGCCATAGTGGGCTACGTTGCGGTGGGGATACTGG CCTGGAGCCACGGTGACCCGAGGAAGGTGATCTACCCCACAGACAGTCTGGGACAGTACTGTGGCCAGGGAAAACTGGA GAAGAAGCCCTTGTTGTTCTACTTTAACATGATGAAGTGTGCCAGTCCCATGGTCCTCCTCGAGTTCCAGTGTCCCACGCCTCAG GTGTGTGTAGAAAAATGTCCAGATCGCACTTCCACTCTGTTAACTGCCATTAAAAACCCACCAGACTGGGAATATTATAAAAGCTATTGCAGAGAAGACCCAGGAAATATG CCAGTGCCgcaaattttgcaaaaaaaactgTGCCCTGCATATCTGATTTCCAGCAAACCAT TTTTGCAGCGATGTTTTCCATCTCTAGGAAAAAAGGGTGAAGTCATCACTGTGGGCGATAAAGAAACATTTAATGATGGAGACAAAATAAGAGACGCTAAAGATCTGGTGGCTGGAATGAA TAATGCAACAGTAGTGATGGAGGGTCGTCAAGTTGCAATGAAGATCTTTGAGGATTACACAAAGTCTTGGTACTGGATCCTAAT TTGTTTGTTGATCGCTGTGGTGCTGAGTCTGATCTTCATCGTTCTTCTGCGTTATCTGGCTGGAATCATGGTCTGGGTCATGATCTTGTTGGTCGTTGCTGTCGTTGCCTGTG GTATTGCTTACAGCAGCTTTAAGTATGTCAATCTGAAGGACACGGTTGGATCTAATATCACCCTGAAGGAGCTGGGCTTCCAGCCTGATTTCTCTGTGTACCTGCACATCAGACAGACCTGGCTGGCCTTCA TCATCATCTTGGCTATTTTGGAGGTCATCATCCTCGTTCTGCTCATCTTCCTCAGGAACCGAATCCGAATCGCTGTTGAGCTCATGAAGGAGGCCAGCAG GGCTGTCGGTTGTGTGATGTCTTCGCTGTTCTACCCTATTTTTACCTTCTTCCTCCTGACCATAGTCATTGCGTACTGGGGCATCACCGCAGT GTTCCTCTCTACATCCAGTGAACCTGTTTATAAGGTTTTCAATGAAACCGTTTGTCCGCATGCAAGACAAACCTGTCAACCTGAG AACTTCACTAGTTCTGCTATGAAGATCGACTGTCCGAAGTCTGAGTGCCTGTTTGCTTTCTATGGTGGGGAAACACCATATCACAAATACCTGATCTTGTTTCAATTCTACAACGTCTTCCTGTTCTTCTGGTGTGCAAACTTTGTCACTGCTCTGGGTCAGATGACTCTGGCAGGAGCCTTTGCATCCTACTACTGGGCTCCTAATAAACCCAATGACATGCCTGCGTACCCGCTGTGTGCCTCTCTGGGCAGATCCCTCAG ATATCACACAGGCTCTCTGGCGTTTGGTTCTCTCATCCTCGCCATCGTCCAGATTATCAGGGTTCTGCTGGAGTATATTGACCACAAACTCAAGG GAGCAGAGAATAAATTTGCCAGGTTCTTGTTGTGCTGTTTGAAATGCTGTTTCTGGTGCCTGGAGAAGTTCATCAAGTTTATGAACCGGAACGCCTACATTATG GTGGCCATATATGGTAAAAACTTCTGCCGATCAGCAAGTGATGCCTTCTTCCTCCTCATGAGAAACGTCATCAG GGTGGTAGTCCTGGATAAGGTCACTGATTTCATCTTATTCCTTGGGAAACTCCTGATTGTAGGGCTTGTGG GGATCTtcgctttcttcttcttctcaggaCATACGGATGCGTTTAAGACGGCCGCTCCCAGTCTCCATTACTACTGGGTTCCTATTTTG aCTGTGTTGGTGGGCACCTACCTCATTGCACATGGGTTTTTCAGCGTTTATGCCATGTGTGTGGACACACTCTTCCTCTGCTTCT GTGAAGACCTTGAGCGCAATGATGGCTCTGCAGCACGGCCGTATCACATGACCTCAGAGCTGCGTGACATCCTGATGAAGGACACGGATGCGGCTCGGACCCCTACTTCACGTGACGAGACCATGCAGCTGACGGCTCATGAGAAAACAATGGAAAACTGA
- the LOC113067727 gene encoding choline transporter-like protein 2 isoform X4: MDMEEKPKYGEPKKFDPDFKGPIQNRGCTDIICCILFMVAIVGYVAVGILAWSHGDPRKVIYPTDSLGQYCGQGKLEKKPLLFYFNMMKCASPMVLLEFQCPTPQVCVEKCPDRTSTLLTAIKNPPDWEYYKSYCREDPGNMPVPQILQKKLCPAYLISSKPFLQRCFPSLGKKGEVITVGDKETFNDGDKIRDAKDLVAGMNNATVVMEGRQVAMKIFEDYTKSWYWILICLLIAVVLSLIFIVLLRYLAGIMVWVMILLVVAVVACGIAYSSFKYVNLKDTVGSNITLKELGFQPDFSVYLHIRQTWLAFIIILAILEVIILVLLIFLRNRIRIAVELMKEASRAVGCVMSSLFYPIFTFFLLTIVIAYWGITAVFLSTSSEPVYKVFNETVCPHARQTCQPENFTSSAMKIDCPKSECLFAFYGGETPYHKYLILFQFYNVFLFFWCANFVTALGQMTLAGAFASYYWAPNKPNDMPAYPLCASLGRSLRYHTGSLAFGSLILAIVQIIRVLLEYIDHKLKGAENKFARFLLCCLKCCFWCLEKFIKFMNRNAYIMVAIYGKNFCRSASDAFFLLMRNVIRVVVLDKVTDFILFLGKLLIVGLVGIFAFFFFSGHTDAFKTAAPSLHYYWVPILTVLVGTYLIAHGFFSVYAMCVDTLFLCFLEDLERNDGSPERPFLMSDNLRNVLKKKNQAN; encoded by the exons AGGATGCACAGACATTATTTGCTGTATCTTGTTCATGGTGGCCATAGTGGGCTACGTTGCGGTGGGGATACTGG CCTGGAGCCACGGTGACCCGAGGAAGGTGATCTACCCCACAGACAGTCTGGGACAGTACTGTGGCCAGGGAAAACTGGA GAAGAAGCCCTTGTTGTTCTACTTTAACATGATGAAGTGTGCCAGTCCCATGGTCCTCCTCGAGTTCCAGTGTCCCACGCCTCAG GTGTGTGTAGAAAAATGTCCAGATCGCACTTCCACTCTGTTAACTGCCATTAAAAACCCACCAGACTGGGAATATTATAAAAGCTATTGCAGAGAAGACCCAGGAAATATG CCAGTGCCgcaaattttgcaaaaaaaactgTGCCCTGCATATCTGATTTCCAGCAAACCAT TTTTGCAGCGATGTTTTCCATCTCTAGGAAAAAAGGGTGAAGTCATCACTGTGGGCGATAAAGAAACATTTAATGATGGAGACAAAATAAGAGACGCTAAAGATCTGGTGGCTGGAATGAA TAATGCAACAGTAGTGATGGAGGGTCGTCAAGTTGCAATGAAGATCTTTGAGGATTACACAAAGTCTTGGTACTGGATCCTAAT TTGTTTGTTGATCGCTGTGGTGCTGAGTCTGATCTTCATCGTTCTTCTGCGTTATCTGGCTGGAATCATGGTCTGGGTCATGATCTTGTTGGTCGTTGCTGTCGTTGCCTGTG GTATTGCTTACAGCAGCTTTAAGTATGTCAATCTGAAGGACACGGTTGGATCTAATATCACCCTGAAGGAGCTGGGCTTCCAGCCTGATTTCTCTGTGTACCTGCACATCAGACAGACCTGGCTGGCCTTCA TCATCATCTTGGCTATTTTGGAGGTCATCATCCTCGTTCTGCTCATCTTCCTCAGGAACCGAATCCGAATCGCTGTTGAGCTCATGAAGGAGGCCAGCAG GGCTGTCGGTTGTGTGATGTCTTCGCTGTTCTACCCTATTTTTACCTTCTTCCTCCTGACCATAGTCATTGCGTACTGGGGCATCACCGCAGT GTTCCTCTCTACATCCAGTGAACCTGTTTATAAGGTTTTCAATGAAACCGTTTGTCCGCATGCAAGACAAACCTGTCAACCTGAG AACTTCACTAGTTCTGCTATGAAGATCGACTGTCCGAAGTCTGAGTGCCTGTTTGCTTTCTATGGTGGGGAAACACCATATCACAAATACCTGATCTTGTTTCAATTCTACAACGTCTTCCTGTTCTTCTGGTGTGCAAACTTTGTCACTGCTCTGGGTCAGATGACTCTGGCAGGAGCCTTTGCATCCTACTACTGGGCTCCTAATAAACCCAATGACATGCCTGCGTACCCGCTGTGTGCCTCTCTGGGCAGATCCCTCAG ATATCACACAGGCTCTCTGGCGTTTGGTTCTCTCATCCTCGCCATCGTCCAGATTATCAGGGTTCTGCTGGAGTATATTGACCACAAACTCAAGG GAGCAGAGAATAAATTTGCCAGGTTCTTGTTGTGCTGTTTGAAATGCTGTTTCTGGTGCCTGGAGAAGTTCATCAAGTTTATGAACCGGAACGCCTACATTATG GTGGCCATATATGGTAAAAACTTCTGCCGATCAGCAAGTGATGCCTTCTTCCTCCTCATGAGAAACGTCATCAG GGTGGTAGTCCTGGATAAGGTCACTGATTTCATCTTATTCCTTGGGAAACTCCTGATTGTAGGGCTTGTGG GGATCTtcgctttcttcttcttctcaggaCATACGGATGCGTTTAAGACGGCCGCTCCCAGTCTCCATTACTACTGGGTTCCTATTTTG aCTGTGTTGGTGGGCACCTACCTCATTGCACATGGGTTTTTCAGCGTTTATGCCATGTGTGTGGACACACTCTTCCTCTGCTTCT TGGAGGACCTGGAGAGGAACGACGGCAGCCCAGAACGACCCTTTCTGATGTCTGATAACCTCCGCAatgttttgaagaagaagaaccaGGCCAACTAG
- the LOC113067727 gene encoding choline transporter-like protein 2 isoform X2, which produces MDMEEKPKYGEPKKFDPDFKGPIQNRGCTDIICCILFMVAIVGYVAVGILAWSHGDPRKVIYPTDSLGQYCGQGKLEKKPLLFYFNMMKCASPMVLLEFQCPTPQVCVEKCPDRTSTLLTAIKNPPDWEYYKSYCREDPGNMPVPQILQKKLCPAYLISSKPFLQRCFPSLGKKGEVITVGDKETFNDGDKIRDAKDLVAGMNNATVVMEGRQVAMKIFEDYTKSWYWILICLLIAVVLSLIFIVLLRYLAGIMVWVMILLVVAVVACGIAYSSFKYVNLKDTVGSNITLKELGFQPDFSVYLHIRQTWLAFIIILAILEVIILVLLIFLRNRIRIAVELMKEASRAVGCVMSSLFYPIFTFFLLTIVIAYWGITAVFLSTSSEPVYKVFNETVCPHARQTCQPENFTSSAMKIDCPKSECLFAFYGGETPYHKYLILFQFYNVFLFFWCANFVTALGQMTLAGAFASYYWAPNKPNDMPAYPLCASLGRSLRYHTGSLAFGSLILAIVQIIRVLLEYIDHKLKGAENKFARFLLCCLKCCFWCLEKFIKFMNRNAYIMVAIYGKNFCRSASDAFFLLMRNVIRVVVLDKVTDFILFLGKLLIVGLVGIFAFFFFSGHTDAFKTAAPSLHYYWVPILTVLVGTYLIAHGFFSVYAMCVDTLFLCFCEDLERNDGSAARPYHMTSELRDILMKDTDAARTPTSRDETMQLTAHEKTMEN; this is translated from the exons AGGATGCACAGACATTATTTGCTGTATCTTGTTCATGGTGGCCATAGTGGGCTACGTTGCGGTGGGGATACTGG CCTGGAGCCACGGTGACCCGAGGAAGGTGATCTACCCCACAGACAGTCTGGGACAGTACTGTGGCCAGGGAAAACTGGA GAAGAAGCCCTTGTTGTTCTACTTTAACATGATGAAGTGTGCCAGTCCCATGGTCCTCCTCGAGTTCCAGTGTCCCACGCCTCAG GTGTGTGTAGAAAAATGTCCAGATCGCACTTCCACTCTGTTAACTGCCATTAAAAACCCACCAGACTGGGAATATTATAAAAGCTATTGCAGAGAAGACCCAGGAAATATG CCAGTGCCgcaaattttgcaaaaaaaactgTGCCCTGCATATCTGATTTCCAGCAAACCAT TTTTGCAGCGATGTTTTCCATCTCTAGGAAAAAAGGGTGAAGTCATCACTGTGGGCGATAAAGAAACATTTAATGATGGAGACAAAATAAGAGACGCTAAAGATCTGGTGGCTGGAATGAA TAATGCAACAGTAGTGATGGAGGGTCGTCAAGTTGCAATGAAGATCTTTGAGGATTACACAAAGTCTTGGTACTGGATCCTAAT TTGTTTGTTGATCGCTGTGGTGCTGAGTCTGATCTTCATCGTTCTTCTGCGTTATCTGGCTGGAATCATGGTCTGGGTCATGATCTTGTTGGTCGTTGCTGTCGTTGCCTGTG GTATTGCTTACAGCAGCTTTAAGTATGTCAATCTGAAGGACACGGTTGGATCTAATATCACCCTGAAGGAGCTGGGCTTCCAGCCTGATTTCTCTGTGTACCTGCACATCAGACAGACCTGGCTGGCCTTCA TCATCATCTTGGCTATTTTGGAGGTCATCATCCTCGTTCTGCTCATCTTCCTCAGGAACCGAATCCGAATCGCTGTTGAGCTCATGAAGGAGGCCAGCAG GGCTGTCGGTTGTGTGATGTCTTCGCTGTTCTACCCTATTTTTACCTTCTTCCTCCTGACCATAGTCATTGCGTACTGGGGCATCACCGCAGT GTTCCTCTCTACATCCAGTGAACCTGTTTATAAGGTTTTCAATGAAACCGTTTGTCCGCATGCAAGACAAACCTGTCAACCTGAG AACTTCACTAGTTCTGCTATGAAGATCGACTGTCCGAAGTCTGAGTGCCTGTTTGCTTTCTATGGTGGGGAAACACCATATCACAAATACCTGATCTTGTTTCAATTCTACAACGTCTTCCTGTTCTTCTGGTGTGCAAACTTTGTCACTGCTCTGGGTCAGATGACTCTGGCAGGAGCCTTTGCATCCTACTACTGGGCTCCTAATAAACCCAATGACATGCCTGCGTACCCGCTGTGTGCCTCTCTGGGCAGATCCCTCAG ATATCACACAGGCTCTCTGGCGTTTGGTTCTCTCATCCTCGCCATCGTCCAGATTATCAGGGTTCTGCTGGAGTATATTGACCACAAACTCAAGG GAGCAGAGAATAAATTTGCCAGGTTCTTGTTGTGCTGTTTGAAATGCTGTTTCTGGTGCCTGGAGAAGTTCATCAAGTTTATGAACCGGAACGCCTACATTATG GTGGCCATATATGGTAAAAACTTCTGCCGATCAGCAAGTGATGCCTTCTTCCTCCTCATGAGAAACGTCATCAG GGTGGTAGTCCTGGATAAGGTCACTGATTTCATCTTATTCCTTGGGAAACTCCTGATTGTAGGGCTTGTGG GGATCTtcgctttcttcttcttctcaggaCATACGGATGCGTTTAAGACGGCCGCTCCCAGTCTCCATTACTACTGGGTTCCTATTTTG aCTGTGTTGGTGGGCACCTACCTCATTGCACATGGGTTTTTCAGCGTTTATGCCATGTGTGTGGACACACTCTTCCTCTGCTTCT GTGAAGACCTTGAGCGCAATGATGGCTCTGCAGCACGGCCGTATCACATGACCTCAGAGCTGCGTGACATCCTGATGAAGGACACGGATGCGGCTCGGACCCCTACTTCACGTGACGAGACCATGCAGCTGACGGCTCATGAGAAAACAATGGAAAACTGA
- the LOC113067727 gene encoding choline transporter-like protein 2 isoform X5 translates to MVAIVGYVAVGILAWSHGDPRKVIYPTDSLGQYCGQGKLEKKPLLFYFNMMKCASPMVLLEFQCPTPQVCVEKCPDRTSTLLTAIKNPPDWEYYKSYCREDPGNMPVPQILQKKLCPAYLISSKPFLQRCFPSLGKKGEVITVGDKETFNDGDKIRDAKDLVAGMNNATVVMEGRQVAMKIFEDYTKSWYWILICLLIAVVLSLIFIVLLRYLAGIMVWVMILLVVAVVACGIAYSSFKYVNLKDTVGSNITLKELGFQPDFSVYLHIRQTWLAFIIILAILEVIILVLLIFLRNRIRIAVELMKEASRAVGCVMSSLFYPIFTFFLLTIVIAYWGITAVFLSTSSEPVYKVFNETVCPHARQTCQPENFTSSAMKIDCPKSECLFAFYGGETPYHKYLILFQFYNVFLFFWCANFVTALGQMTLAGAFASYYWAPNKPNDMPAYPLCASLGRSLRYHTGSLAFGSLILAIVQIIRVLLEYIDHKLKGAENKFARFLLCCLKCCFWCLEKFIKFMNRNAYIMVAIYGKNFCRSASDAFFLLMRNVIRVVVLDKVTDFILFLGKLLIVGLVGIFAFFFFSGHTDAFKTAAPSLHYYWVPILTVLVGTYLIAHGFFSVYAMCVDTLFLCFCEDLERNDGSAARPYHMTSELRDILMKDTDAARTPTSRDETMQLTAHEKTMEN, encoded by the exons ATGGTGGCCATAGTGGGCTACGTTGCGGTGGGGATACTGG CCTGGAGCCACGGTGACCCGAGGAAGGTGATCTACCCCACAGACAGTCTGGGACAGTACTGTGGCCAGGGAAAACTGGA GAAGAAGCCCTTGTTGTTCTACTTTAACATGATGAAGTGTGCCAGTCCCATGGTCCTCCTCGAGTTCCAGTGTCCCACGCCTCAG GTGTGTGTAGAAAAATGTCCAGATCGCACTTCCACTCTGTTAACTGCCATTAAAAACCCACCAGACTGGGAATATTATAAAAGCTATTGCAGAGAAGACCCAGGAAATATG CCAGTGCCgcaaattttgcaaaaaaaactgTGCCCTGCATATCTGATTTCCAGCAAACCAT TTTTGCAGCGATGTTTTCCATCTCTAGGAAAAAAGGGTGAAGTCATCACTGTGGGCGATAAAGAAACATTTAATGATGGAGACAAAATAAGAGACGCTAAAGATCTGGTGGCTGGAATGAA TAATGCAACAGTAGTGATGGAGGGTCGTCAAGTTGCAATGAAGATCTTTGAGGATTACACAAAGTCTTGGTACTGGATCCTAAT TTGTTTGTTGATCGCTGTGGTGCTGAGTCTGATCTTCATCGTTCTTCTGCGTTATCTGGCTGGAATCATGGTCTGGGTCATGATCTTGTTGGTCGTTGCTGTCGTTGCCTGTG GTATTGCTTACAGCAGCTTTAAGTATGTCAATCTGAAGGACACGGTTGGATCTAATATCACCCTGAAGGAGCTGGGCTTCCAGCCTGATTTCTCTGTGTACCTGCACATCAGACAGACCTGGCTGGCCTTCA TCATCATCTTGGCTATTTTGGAGGTCATCATCCTCGTTCTGCTCATCTTCCTCAGGAACCGAATCCGAATCGCTGTTGAGCTCATGAAGGAGGCCAGCAG GGCTGTCGGTTGTGTGATGTCTTCGCTGTTCTACCCTATTTTTACCTTCTTCCTCCTGACCATAGTCATTGCGTACTGGGGCATCACCGCAGT GTTCCTCTCTACATCCAGTGAACCTGTTTATAAGGTTTTCAATGAAACCGTTTGTCCGCATGCAAGACAAACCTGTCAACCTGAG AACTTCACTAGTTCTGCTATGAAGATCGACTGTCCGAAGTCTGAGTGCCTGTTTGCTTTCTATGGTGGGGAAACACCATATCACAAATACCTGATCTTGTTTCAATTCTACAACGTCTTCCTGTTCTTCTGGTGTGCAAACTTTGTCACTGCTCTGGGTCAGATGACTCTGGCAGGAGCCTTTGCATCCTACTACTGGGCTCCTAATAAACCCAATGACATGCCTGCGTACCCGCTGTGTGCCTCTCTGGGCAGATCCCTCAG ATATCACACAGGCTCTCTGGCGTTTGGTTCTCTCATCCTCGCCATCGTCCAGATTATCAGGGTTCTGCTGGAGTATATTGACCACAAACTCAAGG GAGCAGAGAATAAATTTGCCAGGTTCTTGTTGTGCTGTTTGAAATGCTGTTTCTGGTGCCTGGAGAAGTTCATCAAGTTTATGAACCGGAACGCCTACATTATG GTGGCCATATATGGTAAAAACTTCTGCCGATCAGCAAGTGATGCCTTCTTCCTCCTCATGAGAAACGTCATCAG GGTGGTAGTCCTGGATAAGGTCACTGATTTCATCTTATTCCTTGGGAAACTCCTGATTGTAGGGCTTGTGG GGATCTtcgctttcttcttcttctcaggaCATACGGATGCGTTTAAGACGGCCGCTCCCAGTCTCCATTACTACTGGGTTCCTATTTTG aCTGTGTTGGTGGGCACCTACCTCATTGCACATGGGTTTTTCAGCGTTTATGCCATGTGTGTGGACACACTCTTCCTCTGCTTCT GTGAAGACCTTGAGCGCAATGATGGCTCTGCAGCACGGCCGTATCACATGACCTCAGAGCTGCGTGACATCCTGATGAAGGACACGGATGCGGCTCGGACCCCTACTTCACGTGACGAGACCATGCAGCTGACGGCTCATGAGAAAACAATGGAAAACTGA